Proteins co-encoded in one Spirochaetales bacterium genomic window:
- a CDS encoding adenylate kinase, with product MKIIFLGPPGAGKGTLSTMVCRDFGVVQISTGDIFREAIEKETPLGKRIKKIVENGELVPDELTVSLVKERLSEEDARTGYILDGFPRTIRQAEALQTFENITMVVNLDIKNDQIIIERLSGRRICGSCHAIYHIKNNPPKIENKCDRCGEDLIIREDDEIPAIRNRLEIYRKKTKPLIDFYANRGILHTIDASGTSEEVYRAFTRLAEKADG from the coding sequence ATGAAAATTATTTTTCTGGGGCCCCCGGGAGCCGGTAAGGGGACACTCTCAACCATGGTATGTCGGGATTTCGGCGTCGTTCAAATCTCTACCGGTGATATCTTCAGGGAAGCGATCGAAAAAGAGACCCCGCTGGGGAAAAGAATCAAGAAAATCGTCGAAAATGGCGAACTCGTTCCCGATGAACTGACCGTCTCTCTTGTAAAAGAAAGGCTTTCAGAGGAAGACGCCCGAACCGGATATATCCTCGATGGTTTCCCGCGAACGATACGGCAGGCGGAAGCCTTGCAGACATTCGAAAACATCACAATGGTCGTCAATCTCGATATCAAAAACGACCAGATCATTATCGAAAGGCTTTCCGGAAGAAGAATATGCGGCTCCTGTCACGCCATTTATCATATAAAAAATAACCCGCCGAAAATCGAAAACAAATGTGACCGGTGCGGAGAAGACCTCATCATCAGGGAAGATGACGAAATTCCCGCAATCAGGAACCGGCTCGAGATTTACAGAAAAAAAACGAAACCCCTTATCGATTTTTATGCAAACAGGGGAATACTTCATACGATCGATGCTTCGGGTACATCAGAAGAGGTCTACCGCGCATTTACCCGTCTGGCGGAGAAAGCCGACGGTTAG
- a CDS encoding tetratricopeptide repeat protein: MIKRIRSLLFYAFIPILLLGFSCASGIRWSELSDEYYKLGNEYYNLGNFEKAAELYRRAVDLNPDFSRAKYNLALALIKTDRFESARELLEQLLKADPDNLDVLTMSGFAYHRKGDNEKAIRVFEHILEIAPENTYAMYNAGIIQWKREKRDDAIRYFLLLLEYSPEDTDALYNLGNLYLESNEYEKAVDYFERFIQKNPADSGAYISCARGYNELKRYDLALEAYDAALLVNPQLKDALFEKAVILLTKVMDPEKGLEALEKVLNLGFNDVEKLKTLYEDPDVIEKERIGQMLKARNFIQ, translated from the coding sequence ATGATAAAAAGAATCAGATCACTTCTTTTTTATGCTTTTATTCCGATATTGCTTCTCGGTTTTTCCTGCGCGTCAGGTATTCGGTGGTCCGAACTTTCGGACGAGTATTATAAACTCGGAAATGAATACTACAATCTCGGTAATTTTGAAAAAGCAGCCGAGCTTTACCGGCGGGCGGTGGATTTAAATCCGGATTTTTCCCGCGCAAAATATAATCTTGCACTCGCGCTGATAAAGACAGATCGATTTGAAAGTGCCCGGGAATTACTGGAACAGCTTCTAAAAGCTGATCCCGACAATCTTGACGTGCTTACCATGAGCGGATTCGCGTATCACCGGAAAGGAGATAATGAAAAGGCCATACGGGTATTCGAGCATATTCTTGAAATAGCACCTGAAAATACGTATGCCATGTATAACGCGGGTATTATTCAATGGAAACGTGAGAAGCGGGATGATGCAATCCGGTATTTTTTACTGCTTCTGGAATATTCTCCGGAAGATACCGATGCGTTATACAATCTCGGAAATCTCTATCTCGAATCGAACGAATATGAAAAAGCCGTTGATTATTTTGAACGATTTATACAGAAAAATCCTGCGGACAGCGGTGCGTATATATCATGTGCCCGTGGATACAATGAATTAAAGCGATACGATCTCGCTTTGGAAGCATATGATGCGGCCCTTCTGGTAAATCCCCAATTAAAGGATGCCCTTTTTGAAAAAGCGGTCATTCTGTTAACAAAAGTCATGGACCCGGAAAAGGGATTGGAGGCACTCGAAAAAGTCCTGAATCTTGGCTTTAATGATGTGGAAAAGCTGAAAACACTCTACGAAGATCCCGATGTAATTGAAAAAGAACGTATCGGGCAAATGCTAAAAGCAAGGAACTTTATTCAATAA
- a CDS encoding DUF3996 domain-containing protein: MKRIFFVSFFILLSMMCATSLFALRVGLEFGNPTAVVIIRPEPFDIKIGYIFADLMGTGNLNFLHISADYRIINSMHLIDFLSLFFGVGAYAQIYIASGDSTNESDADLYIGGRIPIGIQAFLLKGTLEVFLEVVPTVVFLPGIAFGGLQGFVGFTIKLPK, from the coding sequence ATGAAAAGGATATTCTTTGTTTCTTTCTTTATTCTGCTTTCAATGATGTGCGCTACCTCGCTTTTTGCACTTCGCGTCGGTCTTGAGTTTGGAAATCCGACAGCCGTCGTCATTATCAGGCCGGAACCGTTTGATATTAAAATCGGTTATATTTTTGCGGATCTGATGGGTACGGGGAATCTTAATTTTCTCCATATAAGCGCGGATTACAGAATTATCAATTCGATGCACCTCATTGATTTCTTGAGTCTTTTTTTCGGGGTCGGTGCGTATGCCCAAATTTATATAGCAAGCGGTGATTCGACGAATGAAAGCGACGCCGATCTGTATATCGGCGGCAGAATTCCTATCGGGATACAGGCATTCCTTCTGAAGGGGACTTTGGAGGTTTTTCTGGAAGTCGTTCCTACGGTCGTCTTTCTACCCGGTATCGCATTCGGCGGTTTGCAGGGATTTGTCGGGTTTACTATAAAACTGCCAAAATAA